In Bradyrhizobium guangxiense, the following are encoded in one genomic region:
- a CDS encoding adenylate/guanylate cyclase domain-containing protein, with translation MQNSELQRITNWLIDGARSSETPAEMIADVCEHLVEAGLPLWRFGIFIRTLHPEIFGRNFIWRQGEEVEIGTVDFDILDTPEFAASPLRIVFEQGIEVRARIDPGNERFPIVNDMRAEGATDYIAVPMPFLDGSVHATSWVTRHPGGFTDDHIAAIRSIVTPLARISEIISLRRTAEMLLDTYVGNRAGARILGGQIRRGHNDTMQAAIWLSDLRGFTALSDRLPPETVVQILNHYFDCQVSAIRGHGGEVLKFMGDGLLAVFPIDEYVGDAAHVCTRVLEAARESRASVEALAFPVGEAIERFRFGVALHVGNILYGNIGGGNRLDFTCIGPAVNLAARLEKITGRLGRTVVASEGFANACRHDWRELGEFPIAGLSKAQRVYGLAEETPALVG, from the coding sequence ATGCAAAATTCCGAGCTCCAGCGCATCACCAACTGGCTGATCGACGGCGCGAGGTCGTCGGAAACCCCGGCCGAGATGATCGCGGACGTCTGCGAGCATCTGGTCGAAGCCGGTCTGCCGCTCTGGCGGTTCGGCATCTTCATCCGCACGTTGCATCCTGAGATCTTCGGCCGCAACTTCATCTGGCGGCAAGGCGAGGAGGTCGAGATCGGCACCGTCGATTTCGACATCCTGGACACGCCGGAATTCGCCGCAAGCCCGCTCCGCATCGTGTTCGAGCAGGGGATCGAAGTCAGGGCGCGCATCGATCCCGGCAACGAACGCTTTCCCATCGTCAACGACATGCGGGCCGAAGGAGCGACCGACTACATCGCGGTGCCGATGCCGTTTCTCGACGGCTCGGTCCACGCCACGAGCTGGGTGACGCGGCATCCCGGTGGCTTCACCGACGACCACATCGCGGCGATCCGCTCCATCGTGACGCCGCTCGCGCGCATCAGCGAGATCATCAGCCTGCGCCGCACCGCCGAGATGCTGCTCGACACCTATGTCGGCAACCGCGCCGGCGCGCGCATCCTCGGCGGCCAGATCCGCCGCGGCCACAACGACACCATGCAGGCCGCGATCTGGCTCTCGGATCTGCGCGGCTTCACCGCGCTGTCGGACCGGCTGCCGCCCGAGACGGTGGTGCAGATCCTCAATCATTATTTCGACTGTCAGGTCAGCGCGATCCGCGGCCATGGCGGCGAGGTGCTGAAGTTCATGGGCGACGGCCTGCTCGCGGTGTTTCCGATCGACGAATATGTCGGCGACGCCGCGCATGTCTGCACGCGCGTTCTGGAGGCCGCGCGTGAATCCCGTGCCAGCGTCGAGGCACTGGCCTTTCCGGTCGGCGAAGCCATCGAGCGCTTCCGCTTCGGCGTCGCGCTGCATGTCGGCAACATCCTCTATGGCAATATCGGCGGCGGCAACCGCCTCGACTTCACCTGCATCGGACCCGCGGTCAACCTTGCCGCCAGGCTGGAGAAGATCACGGGGCGCTTGGGGCGGACCGTCGTGGCTTCGGAAGGCTTTGCCAATGCCTGCCGCCACGATTGGCGCGAGCTCGGCGAGTTTCCGATCGCGGGCTTGTCCAAGGCACAGCGGGTGTACGGGCTGGCGGAAGAGACGCCGGCGCTGGTTGGTTGA
- the clpS gene encoding ATP-dependent Clp protease adapter ClpS, with protein MNDTVTKPKTRTKTKVERPRLHKVILINDDYTPREFVTMVLKAEFRMTEDQAYKVMITAHKLGACVVAVFTKDVAETKATRATDAGRAKGYPLLFTTEPEE; from the coding sequence ATGAACGACACCGTCACCAAGCCGAAAACCAGGACCAAGACCAAGGTCGAGCGGCCACGGCTGCACAAGGTCATCCTGATCAACGATGACTATACGCCGCGCGAATTCGTCACCATGGTGCTGAAGGCCGAGTTCCGCATGACGGAGGATCAGGCCTACAAGGTGATGATCACCGCGCACAAGCTGGGGGCCTGCGTCGTCGCGGTGTTCACCAAGGACGTCGCCGAGACCAAGGCGACGCGCGCCACCGACGCCGGCCGCGCCAAGGGCTATCCGCTGCTGTTCACGACCGAGCCGGAGGAATAG
- a CDS encoding DUF190 domain-containing protein, with amino-acid sequence MQIPNQAVSLRIFIGESDHFEGKPLYEAIVIKARELHLAGATVLRGPMGFGKSSRLHTSKILRLSEDLPLLIEIVDSEDNVNAFLPILDGMMSSGLITLEKVQVLQYGEKAAS; translated from the coding sequence ATGCAAATTCCCAATCAGGCAGTTTCGCTCCGGATCTTCATCGGCGAGAGCGACCATTTCGAAGGCAAGCCGCTCTATGAAGCGATTGTGATCAAGGCGCGCGAGCTGCACCTCGCCGGCGCCACAGTGCTGCGCGGGCCGATGGGTTTCGGCAAGTCGAGTCGGCTGCACACCTCGAAGATCCTGCGGCTGTCGGAAGATTTGCCGCTGCTGATCGAGATCGTCGACAGCGAGGACAACGTCAACGCATTCCTGCCCATCCTGGACGGCATGATGTCGAGCGGGCTGATCACCTTGGAGAAGGTGCAGGTCCTGCAATATGGTGAGAAGGCCGCGAGCTGA
- the crcB gene encoding fluoride efflux transporter CrcB, protein MNSPAERWRVALLYAWVAAGSIVGGLTRYLVGLTLDTGPGFPFATLFINATGSLIIGFYATLTGPDGRMLARPEHRQFVMTGFCGGYTTFSTFSLETFRLFHGGMKYTALAYIAASVICWLVSVWIGHMMANRYNRLTRS, encoded by the coding sequence ATGAACTCTCCCGCCGAGCGCTGGCGCGTTGCGCTGCTCTATGCCTGGGTCGCCGCCGGCAGCATCGTCGGCGGCCTGACGCGTTATCTCGTCGGGCTTACGCTCGACACCGGGCCGGGCTTTCCCTTCGCGACGCTGTTCATCAACGCGACGGGATCGCTGATCATCGGCTTCTACGCGACGCTGACCGGCCCCGACGGCCGCATGCTGGCGCGGCCCGAGCACCGGCAATTCGTCATGACCGGGTTCTGCGGGGGCTACACCACTTTTTCGACCTTCAGCCTGGAGACCTTCCGCCTGTTCCACGGCGGAATGAAATACACCGCGCTCGCCTACATCGCCGCATCCGTGATCTGCTGGCTGGTGTCGGTATGGATCGGTCATATGATGGCGAACCGCTACAACCGCTTGACAAGGAGCTGA
- the crcB gene encoding fluoride efflux transporter CrcB has product MLSGAIAIMIGSALGGCARYFVSGVIARRLGETFPWGTMTINVTGAFLIGIFGALATHPGSVFASPNPWLFAVTGFLGCYTTVSSFSLQTLTLARSGEPMHALGNILFSVGLCLTAVSCGFVLADGLGG; this is encoded by the coding sequence GTGCTGAGCGGGGCAATCGCGATCATGATCGGCAGCGCCCTCGGCGGCTGCGCGCGCTATTTCGTCTCCGGTGTGATCGCGCGTCGGCTCGGCGAAACCTTTCCCTGGGGGACCATGACGATCAATGTCACCGGCGCCTTCCTGATCGGCATCTTTGGCGCGCTGGCAACCCATCCTGGTTCGGTATTCGCATCGCCCAACCCATGGCTGTTCGCGGTCACCGGCTTTCTCGGCTGCTACACCACGGTGTCCTCCTTCAGCCTGCAAACGCTGACGCTTGCGCGCAGCGGCGAGCCGATGCATGCGCTCGGCAATATCCTGTTCTCGGTCGGACTGTGCCTTACCGCCGTCAGCTGCGGCTTCGTCCTTGCGGACGGTCTGGGAGGCTAG